Below is a genomic region from Serratia sarumanii.
GCGGTGTTGTTGAGAGATTGGTAACCACTGAGCACCAATGTTTGGCCGGATTGCATAATGACGCGCTGGGTAAAGGTTTTGAGGCGTGTTTTCATCAACTCTACCGACGTTTTTTCGCTGGTGAACGTGCGCATGGTCGGGTCATCTGACATATTGATCGCAAACTGCAGCTGCATTTTTGGCGACTGGGGCATCAGGAACGGCAGCACGGTCATGTTGAAACCGGTGGTGATCGTGGATTTGGTGATACTGCTCGATGAACCGACGTTGGCCGTGTTCTCCGTAGTGACGTTGGACGCATAGTCCTGCTGCAGTGCAACCTGGATCGGCACAGCTGACAGGTTAGTGGTCATGCTCGAGGCCTCTGTCATCACGCTGACGTTCGCCTGTTCCGACAGGGCTTTGATAAAGGCTTTTGTGCCCGCCCCTTTGCCATCAAGAATTGACACCCCGCCATTCAACGCATCGGAAGCCGCACCGGTAAATCCATTGGTCAGAGACAAGCCGACACTGCCACTGTTGAATACGGCGTTCCAATTAATGCCGTATTGATCCTGAGTGCGTTTTTCGACGCTGTAGACTTGCACGTTGAGCACGACCTGTCGGTTGAGCTCTTTATTGCGGTCTTCCAGATAACGGCCTATCTGCTCAAGAACGCGCGGTGTATCCGTCACCGTCAGGACGCCGGCGGACAAATTCATGCGGCCGATGCCGGGCGTTAACATCGACTTAATGGTATTGGTGACGTCCTCGTAAAGGCTGGATTTGATTTCCATTTCAGTGGCCTGAGAGGTATTAGAGTCACCACTGAGCCCACCGCCGCTGCTGTCGCCCGTCGCCCCCATCGATGAAGTGGTGCCGCTCACGGTTTTGGAGCCAAAACTCGCCTTGCTGTCCATGAACATGACCGGGAACGTCCGGGTATCGAGATAGAAAATGGCGATCCGGCCCTGCTCATAACGCCATGACAACCCCAGGCGTGTGGTGACATTATCAAGCAATCCTCCTAACTCCCCCTGCCAGAACACGCCCCTGAGCGCAGTGCCACCACTGACGACCGGCGCCGCGCGGGCAGATGAACCGCCCAACGTGGCTAATGGCACCAGCCCATTTGGGTCAGGCGCCGGGATGGGGCCACTTATCTGCTCAGTTTTGCCACCAGTCGGCGCCAATATAGCCTGCGCATCAGGCGTCACCACCACCGGCAAGCGACAACGCTTACTGATGAAAGCACTGACTTCCGCCAGCGTGATGCTCCCTGGGCGATTGATGGCCACAGCGCAAGGAGGAAGCAAACTATTGCTACCAGGCTGAGCATTTAACGGGTAAGGGTTGATCCACTGAGAGGTTAAATCCCGCACCACAGAGCCTTGTTTAAGGGCATGCAGATGCTTATCTGCCTGAGTTTCGTCCCGTGATACTCGATTATCGATCTTATCGATGCGCTCAAGCGGCGCACAGCCGGAAAGCAGCAAACACAACGTCGCCGCCACCCCGGTCAAGGGGAGG
It encodes:
- a CDS encoding PilN family type IVB pilus formation outer membrane protein produces the protein MKKHLPLTGVAATLCLLLSGCAPLERIDKIDNRVSRDETQADKHLHALKQGSVVRDLTSQWINPYPLNAQPGSNSLLPPCAVAINRPGSITLAEVSAFISKRCRLPVVVTPDAQAILAPTGGKTEQISGPIPAPDPNGLVPLATLGGSSARAAPVVSGGTALRGVFWQGELGGLLDNVTTRLGLSWRYEQGRIAIFYLDTRTFPVMFMDSKASFGSKTVSGTTSSMGATGDSSGGGLSGDSNTSQATEMEIKSSLYEDVTNTIKSMLTPGIGRMNLSAGVLTVTDTPRVLEQIGRYLEDRNKELNRQVVLNVQVYSVEKRTQDQYGINWNAVFNSGSVGLSLTNGFTGAASDALNGGVSILDGKGAGTKAFIKALSEQANVSVMTEASSMTTNLSAVPIQVALQQDYASNVTTENTANVGSSSSITKSTITTGFNMTVLPFLMPQSPKMQLQFAINMSDDPTMRTFTSEKTSVELMKTRLKTFTQRVIMQSGQTLVLSGYQSLNNTANRQGVGSFRFFGLGGGANGENNKTMLVILITPVILG